A stretch of Myxococcus hansupus DNA encodes these proteins:
- a CDS encoding IS630 family transposase gives MAVVGVSRGKSCSEVARALACATSTVVSAVNRYRTGRRKSLVDRRAANGEAKVDERFLAILSRVLAGTPEEVGWCRPTWTRELLALEMERRGLARVSVATMGRALATLGASLKAAKPVVGCPWPGWKRRRRLFELRCLEAYAQCDEPVLYVDEVDIHLNPKVGRDWCLPGQRRVVLTPGNNKKRYLAGALDSKTGRLTWVEGKSKASSLFIQLLWRICGEYRGAPRIHLILDNASIHSSKKTRKALEQLDGRIVLHFLPPYCPDANRIERVWLDLHSNVTRNHHCRTLQKLMRRVQAYLLARNAQRRASPILRKVHLRRAA, from the coding sequence ATGGCGGTGGTGGGAGTGTCGCGCGGCAAATCGTGCAGCGAGGTCGCACGTGCGCTGGCGTGCGCCACCTCCACCGTCGTCTCCGCGGTCAATCGTTACCGGACGGGACGGCGTAAATCCCTGGTGGACCGCAGGGCAGCCAATGGCGAGGCGAAGGTGGATGAGCGCTTCCTCGCCATTCTCTCGCGTGTGCTGGCAGGTACTCCCGAAGAGGTGGGCTGGTGCCGCCCGACGTGGACGCGGGAGTTGCTCGCGCTGGAGATGGAGCGCCGGGGCTTGGCGCGGGTGTCGGTTGCCACCATGGGCCGTGCGCTTGCCACCCTCGGTGCGAGCCTGAAGGCGGCCAAACCCGTCGTGGGCTGCCCTTGGCCGGGCTGGAAGCGGCGCCGGCGCCTCTTCGAACTGCGGTGCCTGGAAGCCTATGCCCAGTGCGACGAGCCGGTCCTCTACGTGGACGAGGTGGACATCCACCTCAATCCGAAGGTGGGACGCGACTGGTGTCTGCCCGGCCAGCGCCGGGTGGTGCTCACGCCAGGCAACAACAAGAAGCGATACTTGGCTGGCGCCCTGGACTCGAAGACGGGCCGCCTCACCTGGGTGGAAGGCAAGTCGAAGGCCAGCTCCCTCTTCATCCAACTCCTTTGGCGCATCTGCGGTGAGTACCGTGGCGCGCCACGAATCCACCTCATCCTGGACAACGCCTCCATCCACAGCAGCAAGAAGACGAGGAAGGCGCTCGAGCAACTCGACGGTAGGATTGTCCTCCACTTCCTGCCGCCTTACTGCCCGGACGCCAATCGCATTGAGCGCGTCTGGCTGGACCTCCACTCCAACGTCACCCGCAACCATCACTGCCGCACCCTCCAGAAGCTGATGCGACGCGTCCAGGCATACCTGCTCGCTCGCAACGCCCAGCGGCGTGCCAGTCCTATCCTCCGCAAGGTCCATCTACGGCGCGCCGCCTGA
- a CDS encoding RNA polymerase sigma factor has product MQEQENALHARILRKESVAYKEAFELFMGPIISTVIRARRCTPEEARDAAIDVLMDYLEAPERFDPDRGSLLSYLTQSAKNTLTDWYRATLRRVLREEKFGVLFELLGRSPKDSLEDAVEARRIVDRIEKSDLGVLDRAVLAHILLGERSTQRLGAVLGLSHLPTLDVRREVKRHRDRIIKWLQRFGREVVSVNS; this is encoded by the coding sequence ATGCAGGAACAGGAGAACGCGCTGCATGCGCGCATCCTTCGGAAAGAGTCAGTGGCGTACAAGGAGGCCTTCGAGCTCTTCATGGGCCCCATCATTTCGACGGTGATTCGAGCACGCAGGTGCACGCCCGAAGAAGCACGTGATGCGGCCATTGACGTACTGATGGACTACCTCGAAGCGCCCGAACGCTTTGACCCGGACCGGGGCAGCCTCCTCTCGTACTTGACGCAATCCGCCAAGAACACGCTCACGGACTGGTACCGCGCCACCCTCAGGCGGGTCCTCCGTGAAGAAAAATTCGGTGTCCTTTTCGAACTCTTGGGGAGGTCTCCGAAGGACAGCTTGGAGGATGCAGTGGAGGCGCGCCGCATCGTGGACCGCATTGAAAAATCCGACCTTGGGGTGCTCGACCGAGCGGTCCTGGCGCACATTCTGCTGGGTGAGAGGTCGACCCAACGGCTTGGCGCGGTGCTTGGCCTGAGCCATCTCCCCACGCTCGACGTTCGACGTGAAGTGAAGCGGCATCGCGATCGCATCATCAAGTGGTTACAGCGATTTGGAAGGGAGGTTGTCAGTGTCAATTCCTGA
- a CDS encoding RICIN domain-containing protein, with product MSGNFVTRGLALLGLCGGLSVLGGCGGVEPTPAQPESLGEVQGEALVTSITQGTYVIRSMVTQKCLDVASSSTADGAKVQQWTCNGTNAQRFRITPTSGGYFSIINVNSNKGLDIEGASTAQNARIHQWTYGGGNHQQFRFVNRGGTQFSMHLRHTDMAVDLYWGRPDDGTETVQYPYSGATNQLWSFDRVDGGGNGGTGLAEILSESTFNAMFPNRNPFYTYSALIAAARTMPAFANTGTLETRKREVAAFFANTAHETGNFVYIEEIAQGEYCGSWGPPGCNCVAGKRYFGRGPIQLSWNGNYCAAGTALGLPLHTDPDLLARDANASWRSAFWFWTTQAGAGSIPAHRAMVEGRGFGETIRAINGAIECNGGNPGQVQSRINNYNRFTNMLGVSPGGNLGC from the coding sequence ATGTCTGGCAATTTCGTGACCCGCGGTCTGGCCCTGCTCGGACTCTGTGGAGGCCTGAGCGTCCTGGGAGGCTGCGGCGGCGTCGAGCCCACGCCCGCCCAGCCCGAGTCGCTCGGTGAAGTGCAAGGCGAGGCCCTCGTCACCAGCATCACCCAGGGCACCTACGTCATCCGCTCGATGGTGACGCAGAAGTGTCTCGACGTGGCGTCGTCGAGCACGGCGGACGGCGCCAAGGTGCAGCAGTGGACCTGCAATGGCACCAACGCCCAGCGCTTCCGCATCACGCCCACGTCTGGTGGCTACTTCAGCATCATCAACGTGAACAGCAACAAGGGGCTCGACATCGAAGGTGCGAGCACGGCGCAGAACGCGCGCATTCATCAATGGACCTACGGCGGCGGAAATCACCAGCAGTTCCGCTTCGTCAACCGGGGTGGCACGCAGTTCAGCATGCACTTGCGCCACACGGACATGGCGGTGGACCTGTATTGGGGCCGCCCCGACGACGGCACGGAGACCGTCCAGTACCCCTACAGCGGCGCCACGAACCAACTGTGGAGCTTTGACCGGGTGGACGGTGGCGGCAACGGCGGCACAGGCCTGGCTGAGATTCTCAGCGAGTCCACGTTCAACGCCATGTTCCCCAACCGCAACCCCTTCTACACGTACAGCGCGCTGATTGCCGCGGCGCGGACCATGCCCGCCTTCGCGAACACCGGCACGCTGGAGACACGCAAGCGCGAGGTGGCGGCCTTCTTCGCCAACACGGCGCACGAGACGGGCAACTTCGTCTACATCGAGGAGATTGCACAGGGTGAGTACTGCGGCTCGTGGGGCCCGCCGGGCTGCAACTGCGTCGCCGGGAAGCGCTACTTCGGACGCGGTCCCATCCAGTTGTCGTGGAACGGTAACTACTGCGCCGCCGGGACCGCGCTGGGCCTGCCGCTCCACACCGACCCGGACCTGCTCGCGCGGGACGCGAACGCCTCGTGGCGCTCCGCCTTCTGGTTCTGGACCACGCAGGCCGGCGCCGGCTCCATTCCCGCCCATCGCGCCATGGTGGAGGGCCGGGGTTTTGGCGAAACCATCCGCGCCATCAACGGCGCCATCGAGTGCAACGGCGGCAACCCGGGCCAGGTCCAGAGCCGCATCAACAACTACAACCGGTTCACGAACATGCTGGGCGTGAGCCCGGGCGGCAACCTGGGCTGCTGA
- a CDS encoding MFS transporter produces the protein MTSTSRRAVTNPIHVFGVIWLGQLISSLGTGLTQFSVGVFVYQNSDSVTEYSLASFFGFLPMMLLAPIAGSLVDRRNRQRVMLLADLGAITTVLLMWGMVSADRAGLWSLQSWHFYLPLAMGSACSTFHTLAFSTSTALLIPKQHLGRANGMIELAIGAGQLLSPALAGVLVVTIGLQGVLLINVSTYLCALGALLSVLIPQPPRDESTQRSRPSLKEDVVLGWRFIRERPGLLGLLAFSSAVNLFTVLVTVLITPLVLSFASPTTLGWVVTCAGCGILLGGITMGVWGGPKRRVVGLLGAQLVAGVALWAAAMPASVYLFAGAAFLFMFTSPVGNGSSQAIWQTKVPPAIQGRVFATRRLLALAAPPLAALLAGPLADKVFDPWMAHDGLLAGSLGQVLGTGPGRGIALLYVVLGFLLVLSVLTAWLSPRVRAVEDELPDALAPRTPPLEGQHV, from the coding sequence ATGACTTCCACGAGCAGGCGCGCCGTCACCAACCCCATCCACGTCTTCGGCGTCATCTGGCTGGGTCAGCTCATCTCCTCCTTGGGGACGGGGCTGACGCAGTTCTCGGTGGGCGTCTTCGTCTACCAGAACAGCGATTCCGTCACGGAGTACTCGCTGGCGTCCTTCTTCGGGTTCCTCCCGATGATGTTGCTCGCGCCCATCGCGGGCTCGCTGGTGGACCGGAGGAACCGCCAGCGGGTGATGCTGCTGGCGGACCTGGGCGCCATCACCACCGTCCTGTTGATGTGGGGGATGGTCAGCGCGGACCGCGCGGGGTTGTGGAGCCTGCAAAGCTGGCACTTCTACCTGCCCCTCGCGATGGGCTCCGCATGCAGCACCTTCCACACGTTGGCCTTCTCCACCTCGACGGCCTTGCTGATTCCCAAGCAGCACCTGGGCCGGGCCAACGGAATGATTGAGCTGGCCATTGGCGCGGGACAATTGCTGAGCCCCGCGCTTGCGGGCGTGCTCGTGGTGACCATCGGGCTCCAGGGCGTGCTGCTCATCAACGTGTCGACGTACCTTTGTGCGCTCGGCGCGCTGTTGTCCGTTCTCATTCCGCAGCCCCCGCGGGATGAGAGCACGCAACGCAGCCGACCTTCTCTCAAGGAGGACGTCGTCCTGGGCTGGAGGTTCATCCGGGAGCGTCCGGGGTTGCTCGGGCTGCTGGCCTTCAGCTCGGCGGTCAACCTGTTCACGGTGCTGGTCACGGTGCTGATTACCCCCCTGGTGTTGAGCTTCGCCTCGCCCACCACCCTGGGCTGGGTGGTGACCTGCGCGGGCTGCGGCATCCTGTTGGGCGGCATCACGATGGGCGTCTGGGGCGGGCCGAAGCGGCGCGTCGTGGGCCTGCTGGGCGCGCAGTTGGTCGCGGGCGTGGCGCTGTGGGCCGCGGCGATGCCCGCCAGCGTGTACCTCTTCGCGGGCGCCGCGTTCCTCTTCATGTTCACCAGTCCGGTGGGCAATGGCAGCTCGCAGGCCATCTGGCAGACCAAGGTGCCTCCGGCCATCCAGGGCCGCGTCTTCGCCACGCGTCGGCTGCTGGCGCTGGCCGCCCCCCCGCTCGCCGCGCTGCTCGCGGGCCCCCTGGCCGACAAGGTCTTCGACCCGTGGATGGCCCACGATGGGCTCCTCGCCGGAAGCCTGGGGCAGGTCCTGGGTACCGGCCCGGGCCGAGGCATCGCGTTGCTCTACGTCGTCCTGGGCTTCCTGCTGGTGCTCAGCGTTCTGACAGCCTGGCTCTCTCCACGCGTCCGCGCCGTGGAGGACGAACTTCCGGATGCGCTGGCACCCCGGACACCTCCGCTGGAGGGCCAACACGTCTGA